GTATCGGTCAGTGTTCCTCTGGCTGGCCACACGATGACCAGCGGCGGCGATGTATGATCAGAATACTGATCGCCGACGACCATGCACTGATACGCGAAGGTCTCGTCAAAGTGTTTGACTCGGAACCCGATATGACTGTTGTTGCAGCGGCCAGCGATGCACCGACCGCCATTGAATACGCAATGACACACGCCACAGACATTGTGATACTGGACGTGAATATGCCTGGCACAAGCGGCATCGAAGCACTGCAGAAATTGCGAAATACCCGGCCGGGCCTGCCGGTCCTGATGCTGAGTATGTTGCCGGAGCGCAATTACGCCATGCGCTTGCTGGACGAGGGAGCCTCTGGCTTCGTCTCCAAAGAGAGCGCCGCTGACGAGATTGTCGATGCAGTCCGGCAAGTCATGGCGGGCAACAAATACCTAAGCCCGGCGCTTGCGGCGGAGATAACTGGCAACCACAAGATTCCCGCAGAACCGCACTCGCAGCTATCCCGTCGCGAGTTTCAGGTGCTGCGACTTATCGCATCGGGCAGCGGAACACGCAACATTGCCGAGCAGCTGGATCTCAGTATCAATACCGTCGCCACCTACCGGCGACGCATACTGGCAAAACTGGACCTGAAATCCGATGTGGAGGTAACGCGCTTCGCGATCGAGCATCACCTGCTCGATTAGGCAGGGCCATTTCAGCGGTAATTTCCGTCCCTACCAACCGCCGCCCAAGGCGCGATACAGATCCACCGTTGCCTGCAACTGGGCGAGCTGTGCTTCGACCTGTTCCTGTTCAACCTGGCGTAATTGCCGTTCGACATCCAGCAACTCGAGATAACCGATGCGCCCGACATCGTAGCGGGCAGTCGATATTCTGTAGGCATTTTCCAATGCCGCTACCCTGTCCTGCTGCGCCGCGCGCACCTCGGCAGTCGATGCGACCAGGCCCAGTGCGTTCAGAGTCTCCTGGAAAGCGAGCTGTACCGTACCGGCATAGCTGGCCGCCGCAGCCTCGGTTGCGGCTGTGGCACTGTCGACCTGTGCCCCGATCTCGCGCAAGCGGGTCAGTGGCATGGAGGTCGCAACGGCCGCATTCCAACTGCGCGAACCCTCGGCATCCAGCGTATCGAAGCTGGTCGACAAGCCGCCAAAAAAGCCACCGACTGACAACCGCGGAAAATAGCCGGCCTTGGCGACGCCGATGCGAGCATTGGCAGCAATCAAACGCTGCTCGGCGGCAATGACATCGGGACGTCGCGCCAGCATGTCCGACGGCAAGTCCATCGGTACAGGCGGTGCCTCGGGCAGAGCGAAAGCGGAAAGGTCCTGCGGTGATACCCAGCCGGCAAACATAGCCTCCGGCGTCACCCCGCGCAGCACCGCCAGGGCAGTCAGTGCCTGACGCCGGCTTTCGCGCAAGACGGGTAACTGTGCCGCGACAGCGGCGGTCTCGCTGCGCGCCTGCTCATAGTCATACGGCGAAATCAGGCCGCTGTCCAAACGCAGCTTCTGCAATTGTTCGTTGTCCGTACGCGTCTCGTGCAACCGGGTCAGCAACGCCAGTTGCCGGTCCAGTGCCAGCGCCTGGAAATAGACTTGCGCAACACTGGCTGCCAGTGACGAGCGTACGCCGTGCATGACCGCTGTATCCGCCGCAAGATCAGCCATCGCAGCTTCATTCGCGCGTCGAATCCTGCCCCAGATATCGAATTCATAGTTGACCACTTCGAGGCCACCACGGAACTCTGTATCGGGCGAGGTCGGCAGCGGGAATGATGCATTGCCACTGTTCTTGTTGCGCGTCGCATCCAGGGCAAGGTTCACGCCGGGGTAAAGAGCCGAACGGCTCTGCCGCAAGGCGGCCGCGGCGATATCCGCGTTCGCAATCGCCACTTTCAGGTCGTTATTGTGCGCCAGGCTTTCTTCGATATAGGCCGTAAGCTCTGCATCGCCGAACTGCCCCCACCAGGTATCGAGGTAGCCGGTATCAGCAACCGGTTGTTGCCAGTCGTCGGGTAGTTGGCTGACAGGTTGCTGGTAATCCGGACCTACCGCACACCCACTCAGCACAAACAATGGCAGCAGAGCGATGAACTTAATCATGAGCCACCCCCAGCTTCGCCGGCAGTTCCGGCGCGACCTTTGGCTTGCGCTGCTTGCTGATCAGGCGGAAGAACAACGGCACAAAAAAGATCGCCAGGAACGTCGCCGCCAACATGCCGCCCATGACACCGGTACCCACTGATTTGCGCGCGGCGGCACCCGCGCCACTGGAAAACGCCAGCGGGACAACACCCAGTATAAAGGCCATTGAGGTCATCAGTATGGGTCGAAACCGCAACCGGGCCGCTTCCAGAGCGGCGTCATAACCGGACAAGCCTTCCTGCTTCTTCAACATGGCAAATTCAACGATCAGGATTGCGTTCTTCGCGGCCAGACCCAACAGGGTAACGAGACCTATTTGAAAATAGACATCGTTAGTCATGCCGCGTAACCACACGGCGACCAACGCGCCGAACGTACCGAACGGCAGCGCCATCAGCACAGAGAAAGGCAAGGTCCAGCGCTCATACTGTGCCGCAAGAATCAGGAAGACCATGACGGCCGCCAGCAGCAGCGCAATGCTGCCGGCACCGCTCGATTGCTTTTCCTGATACGACGCGCCGTACCACTCAAAGGTGTAGCCGGCCGGAAGGATCTCCCCGAGTATCTGCTCTACCCGTTCAATTGCCTGCCCGGAACTGACGCCCGGCATACCGCTACCGAACACTTTTGCCGCGGGCAGATTGTTGAATCGATCCTGGGTGTCCGGTCCTGACGAATAGTTGATGGTCGCGAGCGACGACAAGGGAATCTGCTGACCGCTGGCCGAGCGCACATACACATTGCCAATATCACCCGGGCGCTGCCGATAATCGGGATGGGCTGACATCAACACCTGCCAGGTACGACCGTACTTGTTGAAGTCATTGACGTAGTACGTCCCCATTGTGCCGGACAAGGTGTTGAACAATGAATCGATCGGTACTCCCAGCACCTTCGCTTTCTCGCGGTCTATCGCTACGTCGATCTGCGGTGCGTTGGCCCGCCACAAGGTTGCGACGTTCATCAACAAGGGGTCCATGTTGGCTTGTTGCACGAATTGCTGCGTGACGGCACTTAAACCGGCGGGATCACTGTCGCCACGATTCTGGATATACAGCTCGAAGCCGCCCGCAGCGCCGAGGCCGAATATGGGTGGTGGATTAAAGGCCAGCACCAGTCCATCCCGGATATGGCCGGTCTTCATGTACAGCTCATTGACCAGTTCGGCCGCCGTGGTTTCGCGTTCGTCCCAATCGACCTGCGTGACGAATATGGTGGCCGCACTGTTGCGGAAACCACCGCCCAGCATGTCGAAGCCGGTAAAGGCCACGGCGGTTTTGTTCGCAGGGTTGGACAGCACCTGATCGATGACTTCCTGGACAACCGCGTCAGTGCGTTCCAGCGTGGCACCATCCGGCAACATGACGGCCGCGATGTAAAAGCCCTGATCTTCGTCCGGCACCAGGGAACCCGGAGTTGCCTTCCAGAGTCCTGCGGTAATCAATACCATGCCGCCGAACAACAACAGCCCGACTGCGGCTCTTTTCATCATCCACGCCACACCGGCTGTGTAACGTCGGGTCAGACGGGCGAACTGGCGATTGAACCAGCGGAAAAATCGTCCAGGCTGCGGCTGTGTGCCTTGCAACAAAGCGACACACAGCGCCGGCGTCAGGGTCAGTGCGACAATTCCGGAAATGGCCACCGAGAATGAAATTGCGATAGCAAATTGGCGGTACAACTCGCCTGCAAGCCCACCCAGAAACGCAATGGGGACGAACACGGCAATCAGGACCAGGACAATGGCTATAACCGGACCGGTCACCTCCTGCATGGCCTGGATAGCGGCGTCGTAGGCGGATTTCTTTTGCTCGTGCATGATGCGTTCGACATTCTCCAGAACGACGATGGCATCGTCGACCACAATGCCAATGGCCAGCACCATGCCGAACAAGGTCAGTGTATTGATTGAGAAGCCCAGCATTTGCAAGCCGGCAAATGTACCGATCAGGGAAACCGGAACGGCGACCGACGGAATCAGGGTAGCTCGCCAGTTCTGCAGGAACAGGTAGACCACCAGAAATACCAGGATCATCGCCTCAACGAGCGTCTTCGCAACTTCCCGGATGGATACCTCGACGAACCGGGTGGTGTTGTACACAACACTGGCTTCCAAGCCCTGCGGAAAATCCTTTGAGAGTTCGGCAACCACCTCGGATACCTCATCGGCAACCGCCAATGCGTTGGTCCCGGGCTGCAGGAATATACCGACCAGCGTGGCCGACTGGCCGTTGACCCTGCCGATGAATTCGTAATCGCGTGATCCCAGGGTAACGTCGGCAACGTCTTTCAGGCGCAGGATGGAGCCGTCCGCTTCGGTGCGCAGGACGATATTTTCGAACTCCGCTACGTCGCTCAAACGCCCTTTGCTGGTGATCGTGTAGACCAGGTCCTGACCGGTGGGTGAAGGCGGTTGACCGACTTTGCCGGGTGCGAACTGTGCGTTCTGTTCTCGCACCGCGCCGGCAACATCATCGGGTGTAAGGTTCAGGCGAGTCAGGCGATCCGGCTTCAGCCAGATACGCATGGCGTAGTCTTTGGCACCGAATATTTGGACCCCGGTCGTGCCCGGCGTGCGTTTCAGGCGGTCGAGGACATTCATCGTGACGTAATTGCTGATGTATAAATCGTCCAACGCGCCGTCAGTAGAACGGAAGGCGATCACCTGCAAAAACGACGAAGAACTCTTTTGGACGGTTACACCCTGGCGACGAACCTCCTCCGGCAAGCGGGCTTCGGCCTGCTTCACGCGGTTATTGACATCAAGCTCGGCTTTGTCGGCGTCGGCGCCAATGTCGAAGGTCACGTAAATCTCAACCACACCGTTCGAGGTGGAGGTTGAGTTCATGTAGAGCATGCGCTCGACGCCATTGATCTGATTTTCCAGCGGCGCGGCGACGGTTTTCTCAATGACTTCGGCAGAAGCGCCCGGATAGACCGCGCGCACCATGACCACGGGAGGGGCAATTTCCGGGTACTGCGCAACGGGCAATTGGCGTATCGAGGCCAGACCGGCGATAACGATAAAAGCCGAGATCACCGTCGCGAAGATGGGGCGATCGATAAAGAAGCGAGACATCATTAGGCAATCCTCAGTGCGCGTCAGCGACGGCTGGCATGGAGGTATCGATGACGGTCACCGCGGCACCCGGCGCGAGCTTGACGAAATTGTCGACGATGACCCGTTCGCCCGCTTGCAAGCCGGAGGTGATGAGCCACATCTGGCTGCCATCTTCGGTCAGCCAATCACCAACGGTGACCGGGCGAATTTCGGCGATAGCTTGTTGCTGTTCATTTTCCC
The DNA window shown above is from Woeseia oceani and carries:
- a CDS encoding response regulator, translated to MIRILIADDHALIREGLVKVFDSEPDMTVVAAASDAPTAIEYAMTHATDIVILDVNMPGTSGIEALQKLRNTRPGLPVLMLSMLPERNYAMRLLDEGASGFVSKESAADEIVDAVRQVMAGNKYLSPALAAEITGNHKIPAEPHSQLSRREFQVLRLIASGSGTRNIAEQLDLSINTVATYRRRILAKLDLKSDVEVTRFAIEHHLLD
- a CDS encoding efflux transporter outer membrane subunit; the encoded protein is MIKFIALLPLFVLSGCAVGPDYQQPVSQLPDDWQQPVADTGYLDTWWGQFGDAELTAYIEESLAHNNDLKVAIANADIAAAALRQSRSALYPGVNLALDATRNKNSGNASFPLPTSPDTEFRGGLEVVNYEFDIWGRIRRANEAAMADLAADTAVMHGVRSSLAASVAQVYFQALALDRQLALLTRLHETRTDNEQLQKLRLDSGLISPYDYEQARSETAAVAAQLPVLRESRRQALTALAVLRGVTPEAMFAGWVSPQDLSAFALPEAPPVPMDLPSDMLARRPDVIAAEQRLIAANARIGVAKAGYFPRLSVGGFFGGLSTSFDTLDAEGSRSWNAAVATSMPLTRLREIGAQVDSATAATEAAAASYAGTVQLAFQETLNALGLVASTAEVRAAQQDRVAALENAYRISTARYDVGRIGYLELLDVERQLRQVEQEQVEAQLAQLQATVDLYRALGGGW
- a CDS encoding efflux RND transporter permease subunit, which encodes MMSRFFIDRPIFATVISAFIVIAGLASIRQLPVAQYPEIAPPVVMVRAVYPGASAEVIEKTVAAPLENQINGVERMLYMNSTSTSNGVVEIYVTFDIGADADKAELDVNNRVKQAEARLPEEVRRQGVTVQKSSSSFLQVIAFRSTDGALDDLYISNYVTMNVLDRLKRTPGTTGVQIFGAKDYAMRIWLKPDRLTRLNLTPDDVAGAVREQNAQFAPGKVGQPPSPTGQDLVYTITSKGRLSDVAEFENIVLRTEADGSILRLKDVADVTLGSRDYEFIGRVNGQSATLVGIFLQPGTNALAVADEVSEVVAELSKDFPQGLEASVVYNTTRFVEVSIREVAKTLVEAMILVFLVVYLFLQNWRATLIPSVAVPVSLIGTFAGLQMLGFSINTLTLFGMVLAIGIVVDDAIVVLENVERIMHEQKKSAYDAAIQAMQEVTGPVIAIVLVLIAVFVPIAFLGGLAGELYRQFAIAISFSVAISGIVALTLTPALCVALLQGTQPQPGRFFRWFNRQFARLTRRYTAGVAWMMKRAAVGLLLFGGMVLITAGLWKATPGSLVPDEDQGFYIAAVMLPDGATLERTDAVVQEVIDQVLSNPANKTAVAFTGFDMLGGGFRNSAATIFVTQVDWDERETTAAELVNELYMKTGHIRDGLVLAFNPPPIFGLGAAGGFELYIQNRGDSDPAGLSAVTQQFVQQANMDPLLMNVATLWRANAPQIDVAIDREKAKVLGVPIDSLFNTLSGTMGTYYVNDFNKYGRTWQVLMSAHPDYRQRPGDIGNVYVRSASGQQIPLSSLATINYSSGPDTQDRFNNLPAAKVFGSGMPGVSSGQAIERVEQILGEILPAGYTFEWYGASYQEKQSSGAGSIALLLAAVMVFLILAAQYERWTLPFSVLMALPFGTFGALVAVWLRGMTNDVYFQIGLVTLLGLAAKNAILIVEFAMLKKQEGLSGYDAALEAARLRFRPILMTSMAFILGVVPLAFSSGAGAAARKSVGTGVMGGMLAATFLAIFFVPLFFRLISKQRKPKVAPELPAKLGVAHD